In Methanocellales archaeon, a single window of DNA contains:
- the thsA gene encoding thermosome subunit alpha, whose product MAGQLGGTPILILKEGSERTRGKDAQNRNILAAKAIASAVRTTLGPKGMDKMLVDPLGDIVITNDGVTILKEMEIEHPAAKMIVEVAKTQDDEVGDGTTAAVVIAGELLKQAEELIDQEVHPTVIASGYRLASEKAKEILRSIATTLSPEDEGALKKIAVTSMTGKGAAREGLAELAVKADKAVEEDGKVDVDNIKVEKKVGGSTEDSKLIEGMILDKERVHPGMPKIVKKAKIALINAALEMEKTEVDAKIEITSPDQLKSFLDEEENILRKMVEKIKASGANVVFCQKGIDDMVQHYLAKAGIFAVRRVKESDMKKLASATGGKIVTNIDEITNSDLGKAGLVEERKIGEEEMLFVEQCDNPKAVSLLLRGGTEHVVDELERALHDALRVVGVVIEDKKQVPGGGASEVEVALRLREYASSVGGREQLAIEAFANAMESIPRTLAENAGLDPIDMLVALRSQHEKGKKTAGLDVYKGKVIDMMEAGVVEPLRVRTQAISSATEAAVMILRIDDVIAASATKGPAMPPGGPGGMGGMGGMEDY is encoded by the coding sequence ATGGCAGGACAACTGGGCGGAACGCCCATATTGATATTAAAAGAAGGCTCCGAACGGACGAGAGGAAAGGACGCGCAGAACAGGAACATACTCGCTGCTAAAGCGATTGCTTCTGCAGTCCGCACTACCTTGGGTCCCAAGGGAATGGACAAGATGCTTGTTGACCCATTGGGGGACATCGTCATCACCAATGATGGTGTGACAATTCTTAAGGAGATGGAGATCGAGCATCCTGCTGCGAAGATGATCGTAGAGGTGGCTAAGACCCAAGACGATGAAGTCGGGGATGGCACCACCGCAGCCGTAGTTATCGCGGGAGAATTGTTGAAGCAGGCCGAAGAGCTGATAGACCAAGAGGTGCATCCGACGGTCATAGCATCCGGCTACAGACTGGCTTCAGAAAAGGCAAAAGAAATCTTGCGCTCTATTGCTACAACTTTGTCTCCTGAGGATGAGGGCGCTCTTAAAAAGATAGCGGTAACATCGATGACCGGGAAGGGTGCAGCAAGAGAGGGTTTGGCTGAGCTGGCAGTGAAGGCGGACAAAGCCGTAGAAGAAGATGGCAAAGTAGATGTGGACAATATAAAGGTCGAGAAGAAAGTTGGGGGCAGCACCGAAGATTCAAAGTTGATAGAGGGAATGATCCTCGACAAGGAGAGAGTGCACCCCGGCATGCCAAAAATCGTGAAGAAGGCCAAGATAGCATTGATCAATGCTGCACTAGAGATGGAAAAAACAGAAGTGGATGCAAAGATAGAGATCACTTCACCGGATCAATTGAAATCCTTCCTGGATGAGGAAGAAAATATCCTGAGGAAAATGGTTGAAAAGATAAAGGCAAGTGGAGCAAACGTGGTATTCTGTCAAAAGGGCATCGATGACATGGTGCAACACTATCTGGCTAAGGCAGGCATTTTTGCTGTCAGAAGGGTAAAAGAGAGCGACATGAAGAAACTAGCTAGTGCAACCGGTGGCAAAATAGTCACCAACATCGACGAAATCACAAATAGCGATCTGGGCAAAGCAGGACTGGTCGAGGAGCGAAAGATCGGCGAGGAGGAAATGTTGTTCGTAGAGCAGTGTGACAATCCCAAAGCAGTTTCCTTGCTATTGAGAGGAGGCACAGAGCACGTCGTCGATGAGCTCGAGCGGGCATTACATGATGCGCTTCGCGTGGTGGGCGTTGTGATCGAAGACAAAAAACAAGTGCCTGGTGGTGGCGCATCTGAGGTAGAGGTTGCGCTCCGTTTGAGAGAATATGCTTCTTCCGTTGGCGGGAGAGAGCAACTCGCCATAGAGGCATTTGCAAATGCAATGGAATCCATTCCAAGAACGCTCGCAGAGAACGCCGGGCTGGATCCGATAGACATGCTCGTTGCGTTGCGATCTCAGCATGAGAAGGGCAAAAAGACTGCAGGGCTGGACGTTTATAAGGGAAAAGTCATCGACATGATGGAAGCGGGTGTGGTCGAACCCCTGAGGGTGAGAACCCAAGCCATTTCCTCTGCAACAGAGGCAGCGGTCATGATTCTAAGGATAGACGATGTGATCGCAGCAAGCGCGACGAAAGGGCCTGCAATGCCACCAGGTGGTCCAGGTGGTATGGGCGGCATGGGCGGCATGGAAGACTACTAG
- the grpE gene encoding nucleotide exchange factor GrpE: protein MMEKHTKSMEKESNHQDIPSLKVSRKKDEKPKKKLEEEIEVLKKELRDKNELAQEYLKRLQYLQADFENYKKKVLKERDEFSKYAAEKLIIKLLEVLDNLERALGSAGGKKPLVKGVEMILKQLQGILEWEGVTPIKALGEIFDPHKHEAVMGVTTGQHPENSVVEELQKGYSLKSKVIRPALVKVEKR, encoded by the coding sequence ATGATGGAGAAGCACACGAAATCGATGGAAAAAGAAAGTAACCATCAAGACATCCCTAGTCTCAAAGTGAGTCGAAAGAAAGACGAAAAGCCAAAAAAGAAATTAGAAGAAGAGATCGAGGTCCTAAAAAAAGAGCTGAGAGATAAAAATGAATTGGCTCAAGAATATTTAAAGCGATTACAGTATTTGCAAGCCGATTTTGAAAATTATAAGAAGAAGGTCCTAAAAGAAAGAGATGAATTTTCCAAGTATGCCGCTGAAAAGTTGATCATCAAACTACTGGAAGTATTGGATAACCTTGAGCGGGCTCTCGGCTCAGCCGGGGGCAAGAAGCCCTTAGTTAAGGGCGTGGAAATGATCCTTAAGCAATTGCAGGGCATATTGGAGTGGGAAGGGGTGACGCCCATAAAGGCCCTTGGTGAGATATTTGACCCTCATAAACATGAGGCAGTTATGGGTGTAACAACCGGGCAACATCCGGAAAACTCGGTGGTGGAGGAATTGCAGAAGGGTTATTCTTTAAAATCAAAAGTCATAAGACCGGCACTGGTCAAGGTGGAGAAGAGGTGA
- the dnaK gene encoding molecular chaperone DnaK translates to MAKVIGIDLGTTNSCMAVMEAGKPTIITNAEGGRITPSIVGFTDSGEIVVGEVAKRQYISNPERTVASIKRKMGTKEKVKIGKKEYTPQEISAMILQKMKRDAESRLGEKITQAVITVPAYFDDAQRTATKDAGKIAGLEVLRIINEPTASALAYGLDKEEENTILVYDLGGGTFDVSILELGEGVFEVLSTAGDTHLGGDDWDQRIVDWLVDEFKEKNGIDLKGDKMAMQRLKDAAEKAKIELSSVLTTNINLPFIASDKSGPKHIDVKLTRAKFEGVTSDLVERTVRSIDQALSDAKLEAKDIDKVILVGGQTRAPAVQKLVRDYFGKEPYKDINPDECVALGAAIQAGVLAGEVKDVLLLDVTPLTLSIETLGGISTPLVERNTTIPTRKSQIFSTAADNQPSVEIHVLQGEREMAAYNKTLGKFLLAGIPPAPRGIPQIEVTFDIDANGILNVKAKDLGTGKEQSITIQRTDILPKGDIDRMVREAEEHAEEDRRKKEEVEIRNNADAIVYSTEKAIEEVGDKLDKEKLEKTKKAVEEVKESLKGDDIEKIKKSTEELAKKSQELFAAMYAEAAKKREGEQKKSGEDAVDVDYEVEDEKK, encoded by the coding sequence ATGGCCAAAGTGATTGGAATCGATCTCGGTACAACTAACTCATGCATGGCAGTGATGGAGGCTGGCAAGCCGACAATCATCACCAACGCAGAAGGGGGACGAATTACCCCTTCCATCGTTGGCTTTACCGATAGTGGAGAGATAGTCGTTGGAGAGGTTGCCAAGAGACAGTATATATCGAACCCAGAGCGTACGGTTGCTTCCATCAAGAGAAAGATGGGTACCAAAGAAAAAGTGAAGATTGGTAAAAAAGAATACACTCCTCAAGAGATATCTGCGATGATCCTGCAAAAGATGAAAAGGGATGCAGAGAGCCGTTTGGGAGAGAAGATAACCCAAGCAGTAATCACCGTTCCAGCTTATTTCGATGATGCTCAGAGGACAGCAACAAAAGATGCCGGAAAGATTGCGGGCTTGGAGGTGCTCCGCATAATCAATGAGCCCACAGCCTCAGCTTTAGCCTATGGACTGGATAAAGAGGAGGAGAACACCATCTTGGTATATGATCTCGGTGGGGGAACCTTTGACGTTTCGATACTAGAGCTGGGCGAGGGTGTTTTTGAAGTCCTGTCCACCGCAGGAGATACGCATCTGGGGGGTGACGACTGGGACCAGCGGATAGTAGATTGGCTCGTGGACGAGTTTAAAGAAAAAAATGGCATCGACCTAAAAGGGGATAAAATGGCGATGCAGAGGTTAAAGGATGCGGCTGAAAAGGCTAAGATAGAGCTTTCCTCTGTGTTAACGACGAACATTAACCTACCATTCATAGCTTCAGATAAAAGCGGACCAAAGCATATAGATGTTAAGCTGACGAGGGCGAAATTTGAGGGCGTGACCTCTGACCTAGTGGAGAGAACGGTAAGATCGATAGATCAGGCATTATCTGATGCTAAATTAGAGGCAAAGGACATCGACAAAGTCATCCTGGTGGGAGGGCAGACAAGAGCCCCTGCGGTCCAAAAACTTGTGAGAGATTACTTCGGCAAAGAGCCCTACAAGGACATTAACCCAGATGAATGCGTCGCTCTTGGGGCAGCAATCCAGGCAGGCGTATTGGCTGGAGAGGTAAAAGATGTGCTCCTACTGGATGTCACTCCCTTAACCTTGAGCATCGAAACATTGGGGGGCATATCCACACCCTTGGTGGAGAGGAATACCACCATCCCTACCAGAAAAAGTCAGATCTTTTCCACTGCAGCAGACAATCAACCGTCCGTGGAAATTCATGTCTTACAAGGCGAAAGAGAGATGGCGGCTTATAATAAAACCTTGGGCAAGTTCCTCTTGGCTGGAATTCCTCCCGCTCCAAGGGGTATACCCCAGATAGAGGTGACCTTTGACATCGATGCAAATGGCATTCTGAACGTCAAAGCGAAGGACCTTGGAACCGGTAAAGAGCAATCGATCACCATCCAGAGAACAGACATCCTCCCCAAGGGGGATATAGATCGAATGGTCAGAGAGGCAGAAGAACACGCAGAGGAAGATAGAAGGAAGAAAGAAGAAGTAGAGATCCGAAACAACGCTGATGCGATTGTATACTCCACGGAAAAAGCCATTGAGGAAGTGGGGGATAAACTGGATAAAGAAAAACTGGAGAAGACGAAAAAAGCAGTGGAAGAAGTCAAAGAATCCTTGAAAGGCGATGACATAGAAAAGATAAAGAAATCCACAGAGGAGCTTGCTAAGAAGTCTCAAGAGCTGTTTGCCGCCATGTATGCCGAGGCTGCCAAAAAACGAGAAGGGGAACAAAAGAAGTCCGGGGAGGATGCAGTGGATGTGGACTACGAAGTGGAGGACGAGAAAAAGTAG